ATCGCTGCTGGATCTTCTTCTCCCGGTCCTTCAGTGCATTCAGTATCGGCCTCCAGGCAAAGGCCCGAAGAATCAATAAAACAAGACTGAAGGAAACCAGCATCCAAAAAAGCAACCCAAAATCAGGTTTGATCAGTTCCATAATCTACCGGTTTTTAAGATTAAACTTTACAGCCCGGCCATGGGTCGGGGGCTGTAAAGTCGAAAAAAGTTCCTCTAAACAAACAAAACCAGAAAACAAACCACAATGGCAAAAAAGGATACCCCTTCGATCAAAGCGGCCGAGACAATCATGTTGGAACGCACATCCCCGGCAGCCTCAGGTTGACGGGCAATGGATTCCATGGCAGAACTGCCGATCCTGCCAATGCCCCAGGCGGCTGCAAAGGCAGCCAGTGCCGCACCCAGGGCAGCACCAATCTGGGCATAGTATACCATAGAGGAAGCCTGCAATAAAAAAACTGTCAATGTAGTCATAGAATGTAGATTTATAAAATGAATAATCAACTATACGGTTAAAACAGCAATTCGTTTTATTCATGGCCCAAGGCCATACCGAAATATATAGCCGAAAGGATCGTAAACACATAAGCCTGGATAAAAGCCACCAGGATCTCCAAAAAGGTGATAAACACCACAAACAACACGGAAAACACGGATACTCCGTACCCTGCATACACGTTCATGTTGCCAAAAATGAAGATCAGGCTTAAAAAACCCAACATCACGATGTGTCCGGCCGATATATTGGCGAAAAGACGTACCGCCAAAACAAACGGCTTAATGAAAATCCCCACAAATTCAATAACCGGAACCAGCGGAATGGGAATTTTCAGCCACCAGGGGATGTTGGGAGGATTAAATATCTCCTGCCAGTACTCCTTTTTCCCGCTGACCTGCATAGCAATAAAAGTAAACAGGGCCAGGGCCAGTGTCACGGATATGTTGCCCGTTACATTGGCTCCGGCAGGAAAGATGGGAATCAGTCCCAGCAGATTGTTGATCAGGATAAAGAAGAACATGGTCAGCAAAAAGGGTGTAAAGCGCTCATAATCCTCTTCTCCAATGCTCTTTCTGGCCAC
This genomic window from Bacteroidales bacterium contains:
- a CDS encoding ATP synthase F0 subunit B; its protein translation is MELIKPDFGLLFWMLVSFSLVLLILRAFAWRPILNALKDREKKIQQR
- the atpE gene encoding ATP synthase F0 subunit C, whose translation is MTTLTVFLLQASSMVYYAQIGAALGAALAAFAAAWGIGRIGSSAMESIARQPEAAGDVRSNMIVSAALIEGVSFFAIVVCFLVLFV